One Epinephelus lanceolatus isolate andai-2023 chromosome 10, ASM4190304v1, whole genome shotgun sequence genomic region harbors:
- the atp1a3b gene encoding sodium/potassium-transporting ATPase subunit alpha-3b isoform X1, producing the protein MGYGRSDSYRVATTQDKDDRSPKKKKGAGTKDMDDLKKEVPITEHKMSVEEVCRKYQTDIVQGLTNAKAAEFLIRDGPNALTPPPTTPEWVKFCRQLFGGFSILLWIGAILCFLAYAIQAATEDEPAGDNLYLGIVLTAVVIITGCFSYFQEAKSSKIMESFKNMVPQQALVIREGEKVQINAEEVVAGDLIEVKGGDRIPADIRVVSAHGCKVDNSSLTGESEPQSRSPDCTHDNPLETRNVAFFSTNCVEGTARGIVICTGDRTVMGRIATLTSGLETGKTPIAKEIEHFIHIITGVAVFLGVTFFILAIILGYTWLEAVIFLIGIIVANVPEGLLATVTVCLTLTAKRMAKKNCLVKNLEAVETLGSTSTICSDKTGTLTQNRMTVAHMWFDNQIHEADTTEDQSGASFDKSSVTWLSLARIAGLCNRAQFKAGQDSLPILKRDVAGDASESALLKCIELSCGSVRAMRDRNKKVAEIPFNSTNKYQLSVHETEDPNDNRYLLVMKGAPERILDRCSTILLQGKEQPMDEELKEAFQNAYMELGGLGERVLGFCHLLLPEDQYPKGFAFDTDDVNFQTDNLCFVGLMSMIDPPRAAVPDAVGKCRSAGIKVIMVTGDHPITAKAIAKGVGIISEGNETVEDIAARLNIPVSQVNPRDAKACVIHGTDLKDLSQDQMDDILRNHTEIVFARTSPQQKLIIVEGCQRLGAIVAVTGDGVNDSPALKKADIGVAMGISGSDVSKQAADMILLDDNFASIVTGVEEGRLIFDNLKKSIAYTLTSNIPEITPFLLFIIVNIPLPLGTITILCIDLGTDMVPAISLAYEMAESDIMKRQPRNPFRDKLVNERLISIAYGQIGMIQALGGFFSYFVILAENGFLPSRLVGIRLNWDDRSVNDLEDSYGQQWTYEQRKIVEFTCHTAFFVSIVVVQWADVIICKTRRNSVFQQGMRNKILIFGLFEETALAAFLSYCPGMDVALRMYPLKPTWWFCAFPYSFLIFVYDEIRKLLLRRNPGGWVEKETYY; encoded by the exons taTGGGCGGTCAGACAGTTACCGCGTTGCCACCACACAGGACAAAGATGACCGATCCcccaagaagaagaagggggCGGGGACCAAGGACATGGATGACCTGAAGAAGGAAGTGCCCATT acaGAACATAAGATGTCCGTAGAGGAAGTATGCAGGAAATATCAGACTGACATTGTCCAG GGACTGACCAATGCCAAGGCAGCAGAGTTTCTGATCAGGGACGGTCCCAATGCTCTCACCCCTCCTCCCACCACCCCAGAATGGGTCAAGTTCTGTCGCCAGCTCTTCGGTGGATTCTCTATCCTGCTGTGGATCGGCGCCATCCTCTGCTTCCTGGCCTACGCCATCCAGGCAGCCACTGAGGATGAACCTGCAGGAGACAAT TTGTACCTAGGTATTGTGCTCACAGCTGTCGTCATCATTACTGGTTGCTTCTCATACTTTCAAGAGGCCAAGAGCTCCAAAATCATGGAATCTTTCAAGAACATGGTGCCTCAG CAAGCATTGGTGATCCGTGAGGGTGAGAAGGTACAGATCAACGCTGAAGAAGTGGTGGCCGGAGATCTGATTGAAGTGAAGGGAGGAGACAGGATCCCTGCTGACATCAGGGTTGTCTCTGCTCATGGCTgcaag GTTGATAACTCCTCCCTAACAGGCGAGTCAGAACCCCAGAGCAGGTCACCTGACTGTACCCATGACAACCCCTTGGAGACCCGAAACGTTGCTTTCTTCTCCACCAACTGTGTGGAAG GCACAGCACGTGGCATTGTTATCTGCACCGGAGACCGCACAGTCATGGGTCGCATTGCTACTCTGACCTCTGGCCTGGAGACCGGCAAAACCCCCATCGCCAAAGAGATTGAGCATTTCATCCACATCATCACAGGTGTTGCTGTCTTCCTGGGCGTCACCTTTTTCATTCTGGCCATCATCCTGGGTTACACCTGGCTGGAGGCTGTCATCTTCCTCATCGGAATCATTGTGGCTAATGTGCCTGAGGGGCTGCTGGCCACTGTCACT GTATGTCTGACCCTGACTGCCAAACGTATGGCTAAAAAGAACTGCCTGGTGAAGAACTTGGAGGCTGTGGAAACCCTCGGCTCCACCTCCACCATCTGCTCTGACAAGACCGGCACCCTGACCCAGAACAGGATGACCGTAGCCCACATGTGGTTTGACAACCAAATCCACGAGGCCGACACCACCGAGGACCAGTCTG GTGCCTCTTTTGACAAGAGCTCAGTGACATGGCTGTCTCTGGCTCGTATTGCTGGTCTGTGTAACCGTGCTCAGTTCAAAGCTGGACAAGACTCACTGCCCATCCTGAAGCGTGATGTGGCCGGTGATGCCTCAGAGTCTGCTCTGCTGAAGTGTATCGAGCTGTCCTGTGGCTCAGTCAGGGCGATGAGGGATAGGAACAAGAAGGTGGCTGAGATCCCCTTTAACTCCACCAACAAATACCAG CTCTCAGTGCATGAGACAGAGGATCCAAATGACAACCGCTACCTGCTGGTGATGAAGGGAGCTCCTGAGAGGATCCTGGACCGTTGCTCCACCATCCTGTTGCAAGGGAAGGAGCAACCTATGGATGAGGAGCTGAAGGAAGCTTTCCAGAATGCATACATGGAGCTGGGAGGACTGGGAGAAAGAGTGCTGG GTTTCTGCCACTTGCTTCTGCCAGAGGACCAGTACCCCAAGGGCTTTGCCTTTGACACAGATGATGTCAACTTCCAAACAGACAACCTTTGCTTTGTTGGCCTCATGTCCATGATTGACCCTCCCCGTGCTGCTGTGCCTGATGCTGTTGGCAAATGCCGATCTGCTGGTATCAag GTCATCATGGTCACTGGAGATCACCCAATCACTGCCAAGGCCATTGCCAAGGGAGTGGGCATCATCTCAGAGGGCAATGAGACAGTGGAGGATATTGCAGCTCGTCTTAATATACCCGTCAGCCAGGTCAACCCCAG GGATGCCAAAGCATGCGTGATCCATGGTACAGACCTAAAAGATCTGTCTCAGGATCAGATGGACGACATCCTGAGGAATCACACAGAAATTGTCTTTGCCAGAACCTCCCCACAGCAGAAGCTCATCATCGTAGAGGGCTGCCAGAGGCTG GGTGCCATTGTAGCTGTGACAGGCGATGGTGTGAATGACTCTCCTGCACTGAAAAAGGCTGACATTGGTGTTGCCATGGGAATCTCCGGCTCAGATGTGTCCAAACAGGCCGCAGACATGATCTTGTTGGATGACAACTTTGCCTCTATTGTCACAGGGGTGGAAGAAG GCCGTTTGATCTTTGATAACCTTAAGAAGTCCATCGCTTACACCCTGACCAGCAACATCCCAGAGATCACCCCCTTCCTGTTGTTCATCATCGTCAACATCCCCCTGCCACTGGGAACCATCACCATCCTCTGTATTGACCTGGGAACTGACATG GTGCCAGCCATCTCACTGGCTTATGAAATGGCTGAGAGCGACATCATGAAGCGTCAGCCCAGGAACCCATTCAGGGACAAGCTGGTGAATGAGAGGCTTATCAGCATCGCCTATGGACAAATTG GTATGATTCAGGCTCTGGGTGGCTTCTTCTCCTACTTTGTCATCTTGGCTGAAAATGGCTTCCTGCCCAGTCGACTAGTCGGCATCAGACTCAACTGGGACGACCGCTCCGTCAATGATCTGGAAGACAGCTATGGGCAGCAATGG ACATACGAACAGAGGAAGATTGTGGAGTTCACATGCCACACAGCCTTCTTTGTCAGTATTGTAGTCGTGCAGTGGGCCGATGTCATCATCTGCAAGACCAGACGTAACTCTGTGTTCCAGCAGGGCATGAG GAACAAGATCTTGATCTTTGGCCTGTTTGAAGAGACAGCCCTGGCTGCCTTCCTATCCTACTGCCCAGGCATGGATGTGGCACTCAGGATGTATCCTCTAAA GCCTACATGGTGGTTTTGTGCATTCCCCTATAGTTTTCTCATctttgtttatgatgaaattcGAAAACTTCTCCTCCGTCGGAACCCTGGAG GTTGGGTGGAAAAGGAGACATACTATTGA
- the atp1a3b gene encoding sodium/potassium-transporting ATPase subunit alpha-3b isoform X2, which produces MGDKDDRSPKKKKGAGTKDMDDLKKEVPITEHKMSVEEVCRKYQTDIVQGLTNAKAAEFLIRDGPNALTPPPTTPEWVKFCRQLFGGFSILLWIGAILCFLAYAIQAATEDEPAGDNLYLGIVLTAVVIITGCFSYFQEAKSSKIMESFKNMVPQQALVIREGEKVQINAEEVVAGDLIEVKGGDRIPADIRVVSAHGCKVDNSSLTGESEPQSRSPDCTHDNPLETRNVAFFSTNCVEGTARGIVICTGDRTVMGRIATLTSGLETGKTPIAKEIEHFIHIITGVAVFLGVTFFILAIILGYTWLEAVIFLIGIIVANVPEGLLATVTVCLTLTAKRMAKKNCLVKNLEAVETLGSTSTICSDKTGTLTQNRMTVAHMWFDNQIHEADTTEDQSGASFDKSSVTWLSLARIAGLCNRAQFKAGQDSLPILKRDVAGDASESALLKCIELSCGSVRAMRDRNKKVAEIPFNSTNKYQLSVHETEDPNDNRYLLVMKGAPERILDRCSTILLQGKEQPMDEELKEAFQNAYMELGGLGERVLGFCHLLLPEDQYPKGFAFDTDDVNFQTDNLCFVGLMSMIDPPRAAVPDAVGKCRSAGIKVIMVTGDHPITAKAIAKGVGIISEGNETVEDIAARLNIPVSQVNPRDAKACVIHGTDLKDLSQDQMDDILRNHTEIVFARTSPQQKLIIVEGCQRLGAIVAVTGDGVNDSPALKKADIGVAMGISGSDVSKQAADMILLDDNFASIVTGVEEGRLIFDNLKKSIAYTLTSNIPEITPFLLFIIVNIPLPLGTITILCIDLGTDMVPAISLAYEMAESDIMKRQPRNPFRDKLVNERLISIAYGQIGMIQALGGFFSYFVILAENGFLPSRLVGIRLNWDDRSVNDLEDSYGQQWTYEQRKIVEFTCHTAFFVSIVVVQWADVIICKTRRNSVFQQGMRNKILIFGLFEETALAAFLSYCPGMDVALRMYPLKPTWWFCAFPYSFLIFVYDEIRKLLLRRNPGGWVEKETYY; this is translated from the exons GACAAAGATGACCGATCCcccaagaagaagaagggggCGGGGACCAAGGACATGGATGACCTGAAGAAGGAAGTGCCCATT acaGAACATAAGATGTCCGTAGAGGAAGTATGCAGGAAATATCAGACTGACATTGTCCAG GGACTGACCAATGCCAAGGCAGCAGAGTTTCTGATCAGGGACGGTCCCAATGCTCTCACCCCTCCTCCCACCACCCCAGAATGGGTCAAGTTCTGTCGCCAGCTCTTCGGTGGATTCTCTATCCTGCTGTGGATCGGCGCCATCCTCTGCTTCCTGGCCTACGCCATCCAGGCAGCCACTGAGGATGAACCTGCAGGAGACAAT TTGTACCTAGGTATTGTGCTCACAGCTGTCGTCATCATTACTGGTTGCTTCTCATACTTTCAAGAGGCCAAGAGCTCCAAAATCATGGAATCTTTCAAGAACATGGTGCCTCAG CAAGCATTGGTGATCCGTGAGGGTGAGAAGGTACAGATCAACGCTGAAGAAGTGGTGGCCGGAGATCTGATTGAAGTGAAGGGAGGAGACAGGATCCCTGCTGACATCAGGGTTGTCTCTGCTCATGGCTgcaag GTTGATAACTCCTCCCTAACAGGCGAGTCAGAACCCCAGAGCAGGTCACCTGACTGTACCCATGACAACCCCTTGGAGACCCGAAACGTTGCTTTCTTCTCCACCAACTGTGTGGAAG GCACAGCACGTGGCATTGTTATCTGCACCGGAGACCGCACAGTCATGGGTCGCATTGCTACTCTGACCTCTGGCCTGGAGACCGGCAAAACCCCCATCGCCAAAGAGATTGAGCATTTCATCCACATCATCACAGGTGTTGCTGTCTTCCTGGGCGTCACCTTTTTCATTCTGGCCATCATCCTGGGTTACACCTGGCTGGAGGCTGTCATCTTCCTCATCGGAATCATTGTGGCTAATGTGCCTGAGGGGCTGCTGGCCACTGTCACT GTATGTCTGACCCTGACTGCCAAACGTATGGCTAAAAAGAACTGCCTGGTGAAGAACTTGGAGGCTGTGGAAACCCTCGGCTCCACCTCCACCATCTGCTCTGACAAGACCGGCACCCTGACCCAGAACAGGATGACCGTAGCCCACATGTGGTTTGACAACCAAATCCACGAGGCCGACACCACCGAGGACCAGTCTG GTGCCTCTTTTGACAAGAGCTCAGTGACATGGCTGTCTCTGGCTCGTATTGCTGGTCTGTGTAACCGTGCTCAGTTCAAAGCTGGACAAGACTCACTGCCCATCCTGAAGCGTGATGTGGCCGGTGATGCCTCAGAGTCTGCTCTGCTGAAGTGTATCGAGCTGTCCTGTGGCTCAGTCAGGGCGATGAGGGATAGGAACAAGAAGGTGGCTGAGATCCCCTTTAACTCCACCAACAAATACCAG CTCTCAGTGCATGAGACAGAGGATCCAAATGACAACCGCTACCTGCTGGTGATGAAGGGAGCTCCTGAGAGGATCCTGGACCGTTGCTCCACCATCCTGTTGCAAGGGAAGGAGCAACCTATGGATGAGGAGCTGAAGGAAGCTTTCCAGAATGCATACATGGAGCTGGGAGGACTGGGAGAAAGAGTGCTGG GTTTCTGCCACTTGCTTCTGCCAGAGGACCAGTACCCCAAGGGCTTTGCCTTTGACACAGATGATGTCAACTTCCAAACAGACAACCTTTGCTTTGTTGGCCTCATGTCCATGATTGACCCTCCCCGTGCTGCTGTGCCTGATGCTGTTGGCAAATGCCGATCTGCTGGTATCAag GTCATCATGGTCACTGGAGATCACCCAATCACTGCCAAGGCCATTGCCAAGGGAGTGGGCATCATCTCAGAGGGCAATGAGACAGTGGAGGATATTGCAGCTCGTCTTAATATACCCGTCAGCCAGGTCAACCCCAG GGATGCCAAAGCATGCGTGATCCATGGTACAGACCTAAAAGATCTGTCTCAGGATCAGATGGACGACATCCTGAGGAATCACACAGAAATTGTCTTTGCCAGAACCTCCCCACAGCAGAAGCTCATCATCGTAGAGGGCTGCCAGAGGCTG GGTGCCATTGTAGCTGTGACAGGCGATGGTGTGAATGACTCTCCTGCACTGAAAAAGGCTGACATTGGTGTTGCCATGGGAATCTCCGGCTCAGATGTGTCCAAACAGGCCGCAGACATGATCTTGTTGGATGACAACTTTGCCTCTATTGTCACAGGGGTGGAAGAAG GCCGTTTGATCTTTGATAACCTTAAGAAGTCCATCGCTTACACCCTGACCAGCAACATCCCAGAGATCACCCCCTTCCTGTTGTTCATCATCGTCAACATCCCCCTGCCACTGGGAACCATCACCATCCTCTGTATTGACCTGGGAACTGACATG GTGCCAGCCATCTCACTGGCTTATGAAATGGCTGAGAGCGACATCATGAAGCGTCAGCCCAGGAACCCATTCAGGGACAAGCTGGTGAATGAGAGGCTTATCAGCATCGCCTATGGACAAATTG GTATGATTCAGGCTCTGGGTGGCTTCTTCTCCTACTTTGTCATCTTGGCTGAAAATGGCTTCCTGCCCAGTCGACTAGTCGGCATCAGACTCAACTGGGACGACCGCTCCGTCAATGATCTGGAAGACAGCTATGGGCAGCAATGG ACATACGAACAGAGGAAGATTGTGGAGTTCACATGCCACACAGCCTTCTTTGTCAGTATTGTAGTCGTGCAGTGGGCCGATGTCATCATCTGCAAGACCAGACGTAACTCTGTGTTCCAGCAGGGCATGAG GAACAAGATCTTGATCTTTGGCCTGTTTGAAGAGACAGCCCTGGCTGCCTTCCTATCCTACTGCCCAGGCATGGATGTGGCACTCAGGATGTATCCTCTAAA GCCTACATGGTGGTTTTGTGCATTCCCCTATAGTTTTCTCATctttgtttatgatgaaattcGAAAACTTCTCCTCCGTCGGAACCCTGGAG GTTGGGTGGAAAAGGAGACATACTATTGA